From a region of the uncultured Desulfatiglans sp. genome:
- a CDS encoding conserved hypothetical protein (Evidence 4 : Unknown function but conserved in other organisms) produces MPVKRKRILIVDDHPLFREGLKSIIGRDKSFEVVGEAGDGRGAKQLARELEPDLLLVDISLPDQSGIDLVRDIRSFLPEARVLVVSMHSKVQHIAEAFKAGATGYVVKESASERLVQALEAVSNDQYFLDSSLSQQVVETMIGFPAKEAKITNAAYKKLSPREQEVLRLLAQGLPAKQIAEKLFISPKTVENHRSNIMSKLEVKSTLELVRYAAKIGLIDVDLWKE; encoded by the coding sequence GTGCCAGTGAAAAGAAAACGCATCTTGATCGTTGATGATCATCCCCTTTTCCGTGAAGGGCTGAAATCCATCATAGGGCGGGACAAGAGCTTCGAAGTCGTGGGAGAAGCAGGGGACGGTCGAGGGGCGAAGCAGTTGGCCAGAGAACTCGAGCCCGACCTCCTTCTGGTGGACATATCCCTGCCGGATCAAAGCGGTATTGACCTGGTGCGCGATATCAGAAGTTTTCTCCCGGAAGCCCGCGTGCTCGTTGTCAGCATGCATTCAAAAGTCCAGCATATCGCCGAGGCTTTCAAGGCTGGGGCCACTGGCTACGTCGTCAAAGAATCCGCATCCGAAAGGCTGGTCCAGGCCCTCGAAGCTGTTTCGAACGATCAGTACTTCCTCGACAGTTCCCTGTCCCAGCAGGTGGTGGAGACAATGATCGGATTCCCCGCCAAAGAAGCGAAGATCACCAACGCCGCATACAAAAAGCTCAGTCCCCGTGAGCAGGAGGTGCTGCGTTTGTTGGCCCAGGGATTGCCGGCGAAACAAATCGCTGAAAAGCTTTTCATCAGCCCGAAAACCGTTGAAAATCACCGGTCCAATATCATGAGCAAACTCGAGGTCAAAAGCACTCTCGAACTGGTTCGCTATGCGGCAAAGATCGGGCTGATCGACGTCGATCTATGGAAAGAATGA
- a CDS encoding hypothetical protein (Evidence 5 : Unknown function), which translates to MLTIYTNKYETVIIMIAKLLHQIFTIYYVVPSKYFFFIFTFKTVQFQTRELFEIVNRAPVDSMDAKRSLSLHNRPLVYRNTQASPPVSELNVLSL; encoded by the coding sequence ATGCTTACGATATATACCAATAAATATGAAACCGTAATTATAATGATTGCAAAGCTGCTGCATCAAATATTCACCATTTACTATGTGGTGCCTTCCAAATATTTTTTTTTTATTTTCACATTCAAAACAGTACAATTTCAAACAAGAGAGCTATTCGAGATCGTCAACCGCGCGCCCGTCGACAGTATGGACGCCAAACGCAGTCTTTCTCTTCACAATAGGCCCCTTGTCTATCGAAACACTCAGGCTTCCCCTCCTGTCTCTGAACTGAATGTATTATCCCTCTGA
- a CDS encoding hypothetical protein (Evidence 5 : Unknown function) produces the protein METGFYREKHFRMDTHKAKYPDGKTAASRGVRRTTVGLSLAAGWHDTADGRLSAACQERNQRWKKTIGKTGSNQPASVHYRNYFKRQKVF, from the coding sequence TTGGAAACTGGGTTCTACCGAGAAAAGCATTTCCGGATGGATACTCATAAGGCAAAATACCCCGATGGAAAGACGGCAGCCTCTCGTGGAGTAAGGCGCACCACCGTCGGCCTCTCACTGGCGGCGGGCTGGCATGACACTGCAGATGGGCGTCTTTCGGCGGCCTGTCAAGAGAGAAACCAGAGATGGAAGAAGACCATAGGCAAAACGGGCAGCAACCAACCGGCATCGGTTCATTACAGGAATTACTTCAAAAGGCAGAAGGTCTTTTGA
- the mmgC gene encoding Acyl-CoA dehydrogenase → MSRITEEQRILVGSVKRMAEEKIAPLAAEIDRKGEFNREVASLLWDLGLLQIMLPEEYGGWPINPCHTLCLSVEEIAKVCASSALNLIIQAVGSFPLIRAGSNEQKDRYFPMISKDRHLMGYLVTEPGAGSDVAAVSTKAQKADGIYVISGRKTFATNGGVAGLYSVLARTGAGGLSFFIVERKTAGVVIGKFEDKCGFRGSNTAEVILDEVRVPEGNLLGKPGDGFKIAMADFDMSRPTVAALALGLARGALAFATDYARKRFTFGQPLIQHQAIQFILADSLTLIEAGSGLMEKAALNFDEARQNTSLASMAKYFCSDAAMKITEDMVQVLGGYGYIKDYPVERMFRDAKLTQIFEGSNQIQRMIIGREIMKKASPGL, encoded by the coding sequence ATGAGCCGCATCACGGAAGAACAGAGGATCTTGGTCGGCAGTGTCAAGCGGATGGCGGAGGAGAAGATCGCCCCCCTGGCGGCCGAGATCGACCGGAAGGGGGAGTTCAACCGGGAGGTCGCTTCCTTGCTCTGGGATCTCGGACTGCTCCAGATCATGCTGCCTGAGGAATACGGAGGTTGGCCCATCAACCCCTGCCACACGCTCTGTCTGAGCGTCGAAGAGATCGCTAAGGTGTGCGCTTCATCAGCCCTGAATCTGATCATTCAGGCCGTCGGGAGTTTTCCTCTCATCCGCGCCGGCAGCAATGAGCAGAAAGACCGATATTTTCCGATGATCTCGAAGGACAGACATCTGATGGGATATCTGGTGACGGAGCCGGGGGCGGGTTCGGATGTGGCGGCTGTTTCAACGAAAGCTCAAAAGGCGGATGGCATTTACGTGATTTCCGGGCGTAAGACTTTCGCCACCAACGGCGGGGTTGCAGGCCTTTACTCCGTGCTGGCGCGGACGGGGGCTGGCGGGCTCTCATTTTTCATTGTCGAAAGAAAAACGGCGGGCGTCGTCATTGGAAAATTCGAGGACAAGTGCGGGTTCAGGGGAAGCAACACGGCCGAGGTGATCCTCGATGAAGTCCGGGTCCCGGAGGGAAACCTCCTGGGCAAACCAGGCGACGGGTTCAAAATCGCCATGGCCGATTTCGACATGTCACGCCCCACCGTAGCGGCCCTCGCACTGGGTCTGGCCCGGGGCGCCCTCGCGTTTGCAACGGATTACGCAAGGAAACGGTTCACCTTCGGCCAACCCCTGATCCAGCATCAGGCAATCCAGTTCATCCTTGCGGATTCTCTAACCCTCATCGAGGCGGGAAGCGGCTTGATGGAAAAGGCGGCCCTCAACTTCGACGAGGCCCGGCAAAATACGAGTTTAGCCTCCATGGCCAAGTATTTTTGCAGCGACGCGGCCATGAAGATCACCGAGGACATGGTGCAGGTCCTGGGGGGGTACGGGTACATCAAGGATTACCCCGTCGAGCGGATGTTCCGGGATGCCAAGTTGACGCAGATCTTCGAGGGGTCCAACCAGATCCAGAGGATGATCATCGGACGAGAGATCATGAAAAAGGCATCCCCCGGGCTGTGA
- a CDS encoding hypothetical protein (Evidence 5 : Unknown function), producing the protein MRGPLQKHPKDKLREDALMRTLQVHVERCAQAGGGKFRRIGGTLPMRVFLRPIGKRFFPWRGFRGDQGGRHRIL; encoded by the coding sequence ATGCGGGGTCCTCTGCAGAAACACCCGAAGGACAAGCTGAGGGAAGATGCCTTGATGCGAACGCTGCAAGTTCACGTGGAACGTTGCGCACAGGCAGGCGGGGGGAAATTCCGCAGGATCGGCGGGACGCTCCCGATGCGCGTTTTTCTGCGGCCGATCGGGAAACGGTTTTTTCCGTGGCGAGGATTTCGAGGGGATCAAGGAGGGCGGCATCGGATTTTGTGA
- a CDS encoding conserved hypothetical protein (Evidence 4 : Unknown function but conserved in other organisms) yields MTRFLRVDSKRFFVNECEWGFWSMIVRNLEHEEVVRSLYRAHGGASAVMLLTSQVLEGMLFFAHAVLKPGKEIEAHVDPYEEIYYILEGEGYMMVGDEGRAVKTGDAIWLPYGVPHSLKNTGDKDCAILVSAAMPR; encoded by the coding sequence ATGACCCGGTTTTTACGTGTCGATTCTAAACGGTTCTTCGTAAATGAATGCGAGTGGGGTTTTTGGTCCATGATCGTCAGAAATCTGGAACACGAAGAAGTTGTGCGGAGCCTGTACAGGGCGCATGGAGGCGCGAGCGCCGTGATGCTGCTGACCAGCCAGGTTCTCGAGGGAATGCTTTTTTTTGCGCATGCCGTTCTGAAACCGGGGAAAGAGATCGAGGCCCATGTGGACCCCTATGAGGAGATCTATTATATCCTTGAAGGTGAGGGGTACATGATGGTTGGAGACGAAGGGAGAGCGGTCAAGACGGGCGATGCCATATGGCTTCCTTACGGGGTTCCGCACAGTCTGAAGAACACGGGAGACAAGGATTGTGCGATCCTGGTCTCCGCCGCGATGCCCCGATAA
- a CDS encoding hypothetical protein (Evidence 5 : Unknown function), with amino-acid sequence MKKPAIEIPGESSGHLPGYNGRKSFSQNQQRKDNKIHGFKNMDNLLILRLNHKRTIGLFRSFRSQNQDSKEAAILLIAFHPEMVSLANLGVNLHVCLFGDLQVVSAQTVDFLDIS; translated from the coding sequence TTGAAAAAACCAGCCATTGAAATTCCGGGTGAAAGTTCGGGACACCTTCCCGGCTATAATGGGAGAAAATCCTTTTCACAGAATCAGCAGCGGAAAGACAATAAAATTCACGGCTTCAAGAACATGGATAATTTACTGATTTTACGCTTGAATCACAAAAGGACAATCGGCCTTTTTCGGTCCTTTAGGTCCCAAAACCAGGATTCAAAAGAGGCAGCGATTCTGCTAATCGCTTTCCATCCGGAAATGGTCTCTTTGGCCAATCTCGGCGTCAATCTGCACGTTTGCTTGTTCGGCGACCTGCAGGTCGTTTCTGCGCAAACAGTTGATTTTCTTGATATTAGCTAA
- the iclR gene encoding IclR helix-turn-helix domain protein: MGENQRGAPALSRGLKILEVLAAADGELSFSSLKETSQVPGPSLWRLLHVLRDTGYVLYDPKNHTYRLGYKFLYMRNLLLDRIGFRSEARHYLRKLVDLTGETAEFSGRVKDELVLLDQDESPQAVRLFSRIGSTYPYFHATAPGKVYLAYMPEGRLESVIERIGLPAITEYTVTDFGVLKQQLAKVRAEGYAVDHQEMRLGVFRIASPVFGADGKVVACLGVAGPSFRLDDEKENFIGGAVKHVAEELSREVSQR; this comes from the coding sequence ATGGGGGAAAATCAGAGAGGAGCACCGGCGCTTTCAAGGGGTTTGAAGATCCTCGAGGTCCTGGCGGCCGCGGATGGAGAACTCAGCTTCTCCTCTCTGAAAGAGACCTCTCAGGTCCCCGGACCTTCCTTGTGGAGGCTGCTGCATGTCCTGCGCGACACGGGGTATGTCCTCTACGATCCAAAAAATCACACCTACCGTCTGGGCTACAAGTTTCTTTATATGAGGAACCTGCTTCTGGACCGGATCGGTTTCCGTTCCGAAGCGAGGCATTATCTCAGAAAGCTCGTGGATCTGACCGGCGAAACGGCGGAGTTTTCTGGCCGCGTGAAGGATGAACTCGTGCTGCTCGATCAGGATGAGAGCCCTCAGGCCGTGCGGCTTTTTTCTCGGATCGGGAGCACCTACCCCTATTTCCACGCCACTGCGCCGGGGAAGGTGTACCTCGCCTATATGCCGGAGGGTCGATTGGAGAGCGTGATCGAACGGATAGGCCTGCCCGCCATTACCGAATACACCGTGACGGACTTCGGTGTGCTCAAGCAGCAGCTTGCAAAGGTCAGGGCGGAAGGATATGCCGTCGACCATCAGGAAATGCGCCTGGGCGTTTTCCGTATCGCGTCACCGGTCTTCGGCGCCGACGGGAAGGTTGTTGCCTGCCTGGGTGTTGCGGGGCCTTCCTTCAGGCTGGACGACGAAAAGGAGAACTTCATCGGCGGGGCCGTCAAGCACGTCGCCGAGGAGTTGAGCAGGGAGGTGAGTCAGAGATGA
- a CDS encoding hypothetical protein (Evidence 5 : Unknown function) yields MEEDHRQNGQQPTGIGSLQELLQKAEGLLKHQVLESNLVTFPEDRQDVLRLVRDVQICRVALNIQHEELLKTKRELAKSNQTWFDVFDYAPTGFFILDRQRRILQVNRAGARLLGSEKDEVKNQVFSRFVAPEHTSRFLDHLQDSVENQSKTPCELALQMRNGNQIFVLAQGQCLPSRKSRTDLFLMAVMEITDRKISEKALQTSERRYRSIFENLQDVYYEAAMDGTILELSPSIENISNYKREALIGRCLYDFYVDPNKRNDLLNTILKYGKVIDYEVNLKDKNNISAFFLITAKLLRDENNAPIKITGLMRNIDELKRAQGMLNAILAASPVGIFLIQDNKITWANEAIYKILSYEFNTLIGQNTIILYTDRTEYERAENYLNEAINQSGIAQIETQLLRKDGSLIDCYIYASPLEPHDINKGIIRAVLDITVRKNAEEQINLLSQELMRAHENERKMISSELHDRIGQDLSTLKIGLDTLLDNQPIVSQVTQHRIAELSSILQTAIHSVRDLSYDLRPPSLDQLGLPKTIFQFCDDFSKKTGLDVDFSAAGMDDLALDTDTEINIYRLIQEGLNNVRKHAEAENVFIRLLASFPNILLRIEDDGKGFDVKQRLADMKNEKRMGLRSMEERAKLLQGKMEIKSKPGKGTKIVIEIPYKKGPDRASEKKTHLDR; encoded by the coding sequence ATGGAAGAAGACCATAGGCAAAACGGGCAGCAACCAACCGGCATCGGTTCATTACAGGAATTACTTCAAAAGGCAGAAGGTCTTTTGAAGCATCAAGTCCTGGAAAGCAACCTGGTCACTTTTCCCGAAGATCGGCAGGATGTGCTTCGGCTGGTCCGTGATGTTCAAATCTGTCGGGTGGCCTTAAACATTCAGCACGAAGAACTGCTAAAGACGAAACGAGAGCTTGCCAAATCAAACCAAACCTGGTTTGACGTCTTCGACTATGCTCCAACGGGATTCTTCATTTTAGACCGGCAGCGACGAATCCTGCAGGTCAACAGGGCCGGAGCCAGGCTGCTCGGTTCTGAGAAAGACGAAGTAAAGAACCAGGTTTTCAGCCGCTTTGTGGCTCCGGAACACACCTCGCGGTTTCTTGATCATCTACAAGATAGCGTTGAAAACCAAAGTAAAACACCATGCGAGCTGGCGCTGCAAATGAGAAACGGAAATCAGATCTTCGTTCTCGCCCAAGGCCAGTGCCTTCCCTCCCGGAAGAGTCGGACGGATCTTTTCCTGATGGCCGTCATGGAGATAACCGACCGGAAAATCAGCGAGAAGGCCCTTCAAACGAGTGAACGAAGATATCGCAGTATTTTTGAGAACCTACAGGATGTTTATTATGAGGCGGCCATGGATGGAACCATTCTCGAACTCAGCCCATCCATTGAAAATATTTCTAACTACAAAAGAGAAGCATTGATTGGAAGATGTTTATATGATTTCTACGTAGATCCAAATAAAAGAAATGATCTTTTAAATACAATTTTAAAATACGGAAAAGTAATAGACTATGAAGTAAACCTGAAAGACAAAAATAATATATCAGCTTTCTTTTTAATTACAGCCAAATTGCTGCGCGATGAAAACAATGCGCCTATCAAGATTACAGGCTTAATGCGCAACATTGATGAACTGAAAAGAGCGCAAGGCATGCTTAATGCGATACTTGCCGCCTCTCCTGTTGGCATATTTTTGATTCAAGACAATAAAATCACTTGGGCGAATGAAGCTATCTACAAAATATTGAGCTATGAGTTCAACACATTGATCGGACAGAATACTATCATACTATATACAGATCGCACTGAGTATGAACGTGCTGAAAATTATCTGAATGAAGCAATTAATCAGTCTGGCATTGCACAGATTGAGACGCAATTACTTAGAAAAGATGGCAGTTTGATTGATTGTTATATTTACGCGAGTCCTCTTGAACCACATGATATCAATAAGGGTATCATTAGAGCCGTTTTGGATATAACCGTTCGGAAGAATGCGGAGGAGCAAATCAACCTTCTCAGTCAAGAATTAATGAGAGCACACGAAAATGAACGTAAAATGATTTCAAGCGAATTGCACGACCGCATCGGCCAGGATCTATCAACATTGAAGATCGGTTTGGACACCCTCTTGGACAACCAGCCCATTGTTTCTCAGGTGACTCAGCACCGAATCGCCGAATTGTCTAGCATCCTCCAAACCGCTATACATAGTGTTCGTGACCTGTCGTATGATTTGCGCCCTCCCAGTCTGGACCAGTTGGGCCTCCCGAAAACCATCTTCCAGTTCTGCGACGATTTCTCCAAGAAAACGGGTCTGGATGTAGATTTCAGTGCGGCCGGAATGGATGATCTGGCGCTGGACACAGATACTGAGATCAACATTTACCGGCTGATTCAAGAGGGCCTGAACAACGTTCGAAAACATGCCGAGGCTGAAAATGTCTTCATCAGGTTGCTTGCTTCCTTCCCAAACATCCTTTTGCGCATAGAGGACGATGGAAAAGGGTTTGATGTAAAGCAGCGCCTGGCGGACATGAAGAATGAAAAACGAATGGGACTGCGCAGCATGGAGGAAAGGGCCAAGTTGCTCCAGGGAAAAATGGAAATCAAATCGAAGCCGGGGAAAGGTACAAAGATTGTAATCGAAATCCCATATAAAAAGGGGCCTGACCGTGCCAGTGAAAAGAAAACGCATCTTGATCGTTGA
- a CDS encoding hypothetical protein (Evidence 5 : Unknown function): MSEIFFALITTVALMRLWRVLGIPGTALNVLIRRHNPKLQTMLFIPTARWFIAQFPRESIACFAMIPFRRRLFFSTAEELDVCFRTKKLC; the protein is encoded by the coding sequence GTGAGCGAAATCTTTTTTGCCCTTATTACAACCGTTGCCTTGATGAGGCTGTGGCGCGTTCTTGGAATACCTGGAACTGCACTAAATGTCCTTATTCGTCGACACAACCCAAAATTACAGACGATGCTGTTTATACCGACGGCGCGGTGGTTTATTGCTCAGTTTCCCCGAGAATCGATCGCATGCTTCGCAATGATACCTTTTAGACGCAGGCTGTTTTTTAGTACAGCTGAAGAGCTTGATGTTTGTTTTCGAACGAAAAAGCTTTGCTGA
- a CDS encoding hypothetical protein (Evidence 5 : Unknown function) — MKDLLISPSGNDNSLHPEMVFLANLGVNLHVCLCGDLQVASAQTLDFLDIG, encoded by the coding sequence GTGAAAGACCTCCTGATATCCCCATCCGGAAATGATAACAGCTTACATCCGGAAATGGTCTTTTTGGCCAATCTCGGCGTCAATCTGCACGTTTGCTTGTGCGGCGACCTGCAGGTCGCCTCCGCGCAAACGCTTGATTTCCTTGATATTGGCTAA
- a CDS encoding hypothetical protein (Evidence 5 : Unknown function): MCRRIRTFSAVPGIPRTRHSLIKATVVIRAKKISLTFLVCWITFYKHSIHSVTPVAKIAASIMIILKSKSFHYYYILTIHSRRY; encoded by the coding sequence TTGTGTCGACGAATAAGGACATTTAGTGCAGTTCCAGGTATTCCAAGAACGCGCCACAGCCTCATCAAGGCAACGGTTGTAATAAGGGCAAAAAAGATTTCGCTCACCTTTCTTGTGTGTTGGATTACGTTTTACAAGCACAGCATCCATAGCGTCACCCCCGTCGCAAAAATTGCCGCGAGTATAATGATTATATTAAAATCTAAATCATTTCACTATTATTATATTTTAACGATCCACTCACGCCGCTATTAA
- a CDS encoding hypothetical protein (Evidence 5 : Unknown function): protein MYSILVAHSDASMRILFSEKLFEEGYNVTSCGNLEQLSELLETKSADLLIMNAALAGRIGIELFASVLKKGSTPPLLLCVNHSGIPENPLLDVAHYRYGSLSPEEIKNKVKNIFDLRKTHRKKKTTPAASRHVSPLPALLNSASGSTAS, encoded by the coding sequence ATGTACAGCATTCTTGTCGCTCACAGTGATGCATCCATGCGTATCCTGTTTTCGGAAAAGCTTTTCGAAGAAGGGTATAACGTGACCAGTTGCGGGAATCTCGAACAACTCTCCGAGTTGCTCGAAACGAAATCGGCCGACCTGCTCATCATGAACGCGGCATTGGCAGGACGCATCGGCATCGAACTTTTCGCGTCAGTCCTCAAAAAGGGTAGTACACCCCCTCTCCTGTTGTGCGTAAACCATTCCGGCATACCGGAAAATCCGCTCTTGGACGTCGCCCATTATAGGTACGGCTCTCTGAGCCCGGAGGAAATCAAAAATAAGGTGAAAAATATCTTCGACCTCCGGAAAACGCACCGAAAGAAGAAAACCACGCCAGCCGCAAGCAGGCACGTCTCTCCTCTTCCTGCGCTTTTAAACTCGGCGAGCGGGTCGACAGCGAGTTGA